A genomic stretch from Colwellia sp. Arc7-635 includes:
- a CDS encoding SDR family NAD(P)-dependent oxidoreductase, giving the protein MNAKRTILITGATSGIGESLLHHYLANDYQVIACGRNKAKLKQLADSHADVIPVAFDITDSEQIKAAAAELKQIARIDILMFNAGDCRYIDNAKAFDGELFASVIATNLQSLGYLLQYFLPKVDAGGQVVFISSSATLLPFPRAEAYGASKAGIDYLANSLRIDLKAQDIAVTLVHPGFIKTPLTDKNDFSMPFLLSSQQAASRIYQGVSAKKSYLHFPKRLTLLLKLLALFPDVVWQSIALKSEKK; this is encoded by the coding sequence ATGAATGCGAAACGCACTATTCTTATTACCGGTGCTACTTCTGGCATTGGCGAGTCTTTGTTACATCATTACTTAGCCAACGACTATCAGGTTATTGCCTGCGGTCGTAATAAAGCAAAGCTTAAACAACTAGCTGATAGTCATGCCGATGTTATTCCTGTTGCCTTTGATATTACCGATAGTGAGCAAATAAAAGCCGCTGCAGCTGAACTCAAGCAAATAGCCCGTATTGATATTTTAATGTTTAACGCCGGTGATTGTCGCTATATCGACAATGCCAAGGCTTTTGATGGCGAGTTGTTTGCTAGTGTTATCGCAACAAACCTGCAATCGTTAGGTTATTTACTACAGTATTTTTTACCAAAAGTGGATGCCGGAGGGCAGGTTGTCTTTATTAGCTCTAGTGCGACATTATTGCCATTTCCTCGAGCCGAAGCTTATGGTGCTTCTAAAGCCGGTATTGATTACTTAGCCAATAGCTTACGGATAGATTTAAAAGCGCAAGATATTGCTGTTACTCTCGTACACCCTGGTTTTATCAAAACGCCATTAACGGATAAAAATGATTTTTCTATGCCATTTTTACTTTCCAGCCAACAAGCTGCTAGCCGAATTTATCAAGGTGTAAGCGCTAAAAAATCTTATCTACATTTTCCCAAAAGATTAACCTTGTTATTGAAACTGCTCGCGCTATTTCCTGACGTTGTTTGGCAAAGTATTGCCTTAAAGAGTGAGAAAAAATGA
- a CDS encoding FAD-dependent oxidoreductase — translation MKRIAIIGSGVSGLTAAYLLAKKHQVSVFEKASAIGGHTATVDVEVDNTWYAIDTGFIVFNNKTYPNYLALLDEIGVGKQETQMSFSVHNTDTGMEYNGHNLDTLFAQRRNIVKPKFWLLVKEILRFNKLCKLSYHAKDYSESLTLGTFLQDNKFSDYFAEHYILPMGAAIWSSSLEQMEQFQFQFFVNFFHHHGLLNIADRPQWYVVPKGSRSYLAPLSQPFAENIHLNADISAVTRENNQVQLHFATGEIQTFDEVVLACHSDQALALLGDASKQEQNILGAIPYSENSVVLHTDVRLLPKRKKAWASWNYQLSSNRTKPASVTYNMNILQGLNSEHTFCVTLNQREDIDESKILREFTYHHPVFSTSTINAQRRRLEICGKQNTHYAGAYWYSGFHEDGVRSAVEVAQRFDCYLDKQQLK, via the coding sequence ATGAAACGTATCGCTATTATCGGATCAGGGGTGTCGGGCTTAACTGCCGCCTATTTATTAGCTAAAAAACATCAAGTCAGTGTTTTTGAAAAGGCTTCGGCTATCGGCGGACATACCGCTACGGTAGATGTTGAAGTTGATAACACATGGTATGCCATCGACACCGGTTTTATTGTTTTCAATAATAAAACCTACCCAAATTATTTAGCGTTATTAGACGAAATAGGTGTTGGTAAGCAAGAAACACAAATGAGCTTTTCTGTACATAATACGGATACGGGGATGGAGTATAACGGCCATAACCTTGATACCTTATTTGCACAGCGTCGTAATATAGTGAAGCCAAAGTTTTGGTTACTGGTAAAAGAAATCCTCCGTTTCAATAAGCTTTGTAAGCTAAGTTATCACGCCAAAGACTATAGCGAATCGCTAACGTTAGGCACGTTCTTACAAGATAATAAATTTAGTGACTATTTTGCTGAGCATTACATTTTGCCGATGGGGGCTGCGATTTGGTCTAGTTCTTTAGAGCAAATGGAACAGTTTCAATTCCAGTTTTTTGTTAATTTTTTCCATCACCATGGCTTACTTAATATTGCCGACCGTCCTCAGTGGTATGTTGTACCAAAAGGATCGAGAAGTTACCTAGCACCATTGTCTCAGCCGTTTGCCGAGAATATTCATCTTAATGCTGATATTAGTGCGGTAACACGAGAAAATAATCAAGTTCAGCTGCACTTTGCTACAGGTGAAATACAAACGTTTGATGAAGTGGTATTAGCTTGTCACTCTGATCAAGCGCTGGCTTTACTTGGTGATGCGAGCAAGCAAGAACAAAATATATTGGGTGCGATACCTTATAGCGAAAATTCGGTAGTGCTACATACTGATGTGCGCTTGTTACCGAAAAGAAAAAAAGCGTGGGCCAGTTGGAACTATCAATTAAGTTCGAACAGAACTAAGCCCGCCAGCGTCACTTATAATATGAATATTCTGCAAGGCTTGAATAGCGAACATACTTTTTGTGTCACTTTGAACCAACGCGAAGATATTGATGAAAGTAAAATTTTGCGAGAGTTTACTTACCATCATCCGGTTTTTTCAACCAGTACGATCAACGCTCAACGTCGACGCTTAGAAATCTGTGGTAAGCAAAATACTCACTATGCTGGCGCTTATTGGTATAGTGGTTTTCATGAAGACGGTGTGCGCAGTGCCGTTGAAGTAGCACAGCGCTTCGACTGTTATTTAGATAAACAGCAATTGAAATAA
- a CDS encoding DUF1365 domain-containing protein, with product MMIEHSPHSHIYHGEISHRRFSPKAHSFNYRLYMLALDVDEMQAQKRPNGIFGFSWFNLLRFVENDYLKGEPGSLKQRIKNKVATLSACENTSSSGEDISRITMLVQVRCLGLYFSPANFYFCYDANDDCKQVLVEVSNTPWNERHYYLVPLDNNEGHDTPHTTDKDFHVSPFMDLNMRYQWRIKPPMVSSSTLLVHIENHRKISDDGNKDSTERKVFDATMRLKKSPFTRSSLWRLWCNLPIMTLQIVLGIYWQALKLFVKRIPFIGYQKGKSTKPKSGV from the coding sequence ATGATGATTGAGCATTCACCACATAGTCATATTTATCACGGCGAAATAAGTCATCGACGATTTTCGCCGAAAGCTCATAGCTTTAATTATCGCTTATATATGTTGGCGCTTGATGTTGATGAAATGCAGGCGCAAAAACGACCCAACGGTATTTTTGGCTTTTCATGGTTTAACTTGTTGAGATTTGTTGAAAATGATTACCTTAAAGGTGAACCCGGAAGCCTAAAGCAACGTATAAAGAATAAAGTAGCGACATTATCGGCTTGTGAGAATACAAGTTCTAGCGGTGAAGATATAAGCCGTATCACCATGCTAGTGCAGGTTAGATGTTTAGGGCTCTATTTTAGTCCCGCAAATTTCTATTTTTGCTATGACGCTAATGATGACTGTAAACAAGTCTTGGTGGAGGTTAGTAATACGCCTTGGAACGAACGACATTATTATTTAGTGCCGCTAGATAATAATGAAGGTCATGACACACCACATACAACAGATAAAGACTTTCATGTTTCGCCTTTTATGGATTTAAACATGCGTTACCAATGGCGTATTAAACCGCCAATGGTTAGTAGTTCAACATTGTTAGTGCATATAGAAAATCATCGGAAAATTTCTGATGATGGCAATAAAGATAGCACTGAGCGAAAAGTATTTGATGCCACCATGAGGCTAAAAAAATCACCTTTCACTCGATCTTCTTTATGGCGACTCTGGTGCAACTTACCGATTATGACATTACAAATTGTACTCGGCATATATTGGCAAGCGCTAAAGCTTTTCGTTAAACGTATACCCTTTATTGGTTACCAGAAAGGTAAATCAACAAAACCTAAATCAGGAGTTTAG
- a CDS encoding cyclopropane-fatty-acyl-phospholipid synthase family protein encodes MEQVSGLKIRKQANWLDKRCRGLVFSVLAKLEYGKIELVDNGERFLFPEFVENNSLLGRINIHDASVYRDFVKGGSIGAAEAYIAGKWSSPDLTIVIRIFARAQQQTDALEQQKPWLTKLKYALLHSRNHNSQAGSKKNILAHYDLGNELYSRFLDPEMMYSSAIYPDQQASLAQAQLHKMSTICESLDLSADDHLLEIGTGWGGLAIYAAQQYGCKVTTTTISDAQHAYAKNRIEQLGLTDKITLLKKDYRELTGEYDKLVSIEMIEAVGFEYLPSFFKQCNARLKSGGKLLIQSITIADQRFEYYKRNVDFIQRYIFPGGFLPSVTVLTKHLTEYTDLITESVSDIGLDYAKTLAHWREAFLTSWPELTPLGYDEKFKRLWLYYFAYCEGAFLERSTSTVHLVARKS; translated from the coding sequence GTGGAACAAGTTTCAGGATTAAAAATAAGAAAACAAGCCAACTGGCTAGATAAACGTTGTCGTGGCCTAGTTTTCTCAGTTTTAGCAAAACTTGAGTACGGGAAAATTGAATTGGTTGATAATGGCGAACGCTTTCTCTTTCCTGAGTTTGTCGAAAACAATTCCTTGCTCGGTCGTATTAATATACATGATGCAAGCGTCTACCGTGACTTCGTTAAAGGTGGCAGTATTGGCGCAGCAGAAGCTTACATTGCGGGTAAATGGAGTAGCCCTGATTTAACGATTGTGATTCGTATTTTTGCTCGTGCTCAGCAACAAACTGATGCGCTGGAGCAACAAAAGCCTTGGTTGACCAAGCTTAAATATGCCTTGCTACACAGTCGTAATCACAATAGTCAGGCTGGTTCTAAAAAGAATATTTTGGCGCATTATGATCTTGGTAATGAGCTTTACAGTCGTTTTCTTGATCCTGAAATGATGTATTCATCGGCTATCTACCCTGATCAGCAAGCGAGCTTAGCACAAGCGCAGTTACATAAAATGTCGACCATTTGTGAAAGTTTAGACTTATCAGCTGATGATCATCTACTGGAGATCGGCACAGGTTGGGGCGGTTTAGCCATTTATGCAGCACAGCAATACGGTTGTAAGGTTACCACAACCACAATCTCTGACGCCCAGCATGCTTACGCTAAAAATCGTATTGAGCAGTTAGGATTAACAGATAAAATAACACTCTTAAAGAAAGACTACCGAGAACTCACCGGCGAGTACGACAAGTTAGTGTCAATCGAAATGATTGAAGCGGTTGGTTTTGAATACCTGCCAAGTTTTTTCAAACAGTGTAATGCAAGGTTAAAATCCGGTGGTAAGCTACTGATCCAGTCAATTACTATTGCTGATCAGCGTTTTGAGTATTACAAACGCAATGTTGATTTTATTCAACGCTACATTTTTCCTGGCGGTTTTTTACCTTCAGTGACTGTGCTAACTAAGCACTTGACTGAATATACTGACTTAATCACTGAGTCAGTTAGTGATATCGGCTTAGATTATGCTAAAACGTTAGCACACTGGCGTGAAGCTTTTTTAACTTCTTGGCCAGAACTAACCCCGCTAGGTTATGACGAGAAATTTAAGCGCCTATGGCTTTATTACTTTGCTTATTGTGAAGGTGCCTTTCTTGAGCGCTCAACCAGTACGGTACATTTAGTGGCGAGAAAATCGTAA
- a CDS encoding bifunctional diguanylate cyclase/phosphodiesterase codes for MTSLLNKVLNALEQVVLEVVDIDKGTMTWVEGDSAWVNDLFPQAKNRQNFIISEETPFLHDFLIDARLIWHEAENGKLRSGLWTEITSNHKELHLEAIAIKHDQQNLLVIANQLENFTLQQKTKQLAREVLLSYDRLFLKNEYLHTRLLSILKNSPEQSNILATLAKVIENAEFAVLITSQDFTTSIENSAALSLFEQNKMMNAQANRPIDIIINLMQNQLPEYERILSTNSSWDGELCWILPPATLKWLKIGFYPVKNKLNEVENWIIFANDISKIKHLVQRNEQLALQDMLTGRPNRFSFWQTLEEHVTSSKPFYLLYVDINNFRQHNEFYGHEEGDKLLVELSNRISSVIKTSDFIARVGGDEFAIILNNIDNQVGCESAIHRIIDNINKPFYTSKAESFHISVSIGAANFPHDAQSVEELMKFVDLSAYNGKQNKKNSVLFYSKSMKDDSHNLLKLEQELRLAITNNEFELYLQPIIDIKTNCINKAEALIRWNHPQKGLISPDDFIPMAEKSGLIVAIGEWVISRTCQMAKQISLLGFDIKISMNLSPAQVTDEKLFSHLRACIKDNDVNPCLLELEVTEDLLVDDYLVAEKLLSKVRMIGMSVSVDDFGTGYSSLSYLKKLPLDYLKIDRSFIKEIVTDDNDKAIVRAVIAMAHNLNLCVTAEGVETEEQLSFLVKNDCNSVQGYVFSRPIKLDYFIRLLNEQKQQKLN; via the coding sequence ATGACATCACTACTAAATAAAGTTTTAAATGCTTTAGAGCAAGTCGTGCTCGAAGTAGTCGACATAGACAAAGGCACCATGACATGGGTTGAAGGCGATAGTGCATGGGTAAATGATCTATTTCCACAAGCTAAAAATCGACAAAATTTTATTATTAGCGAAGAAACACCCTTTTTACACGATTTTCTCATCGATGCTCGACTAATATGGCATGAAGCTGAAAATGGAAAGTTACGATCTGGCTTGTGGACTGAAATCACCAGTAATCATAAAGAACTACACTTAGAAGCCATCGCAATAAAGCATGATCAACAGAACCTTTTAGTGATAGCTAATCAATTAGAGAATTTTACTCTACAACAAAAAACCAAACAGCTAGCACGTGAAGTTTTATTATCTTACGATCGCCTTTTTCTGAAAAATGAATATTTGCACACTCGATTACTGTCTATTTTAAAAAATTCACCTGAGCAAAGTAATATATTAGCAACCTTAGCTAAAGTCATTGAAAACGCAGAGTTCGCGGTGTTAATTACTAGCCAAGACTTCACTACCAGTATTGAAAACTCAGCTGCATTGAGCCTTTTTGAACAAAACAAAATGATGAATGCACAAGCTAACCGCCCAATAGATATCATCATTAACTTGATGCAAAATCAGCTGCCTGAGTATGAACGAATATTATCAACCAACTCGAGTTGGGATGGCGAATTATGCTGGATTTTACCACCAGCGACCTTAAAGTGGTTAAAAATTGGCTTTTATCCGGTAAAAAACAAACTCAATGAAGTAGAGAATTGGATCATATTTGCCAATGACATCAGTAAGATAAAACACTTAGTGCAGCGTAATGAGCAACTGGCCTTACAAGACATGTTAACGGGACGACCGAATAGATTTTCTTTTTGGCAAACCTTAGAAGAGCATGTGACGTCAAGCAAACCATTTTATCTACTGTATGTGGATATCAATAACTTCAGGCAGCATAACGAATTCTATGGCCATGAAGAAGGCGACAAACTGTTAGTAGAGCTGAGCAACCGCATCAGTAGCGTCATTAAAACCTCGGATTTTATTGCTCGAGTTGGCGGTGATGAATTTGCAATTATTCTTAATAACATTGATAACCAAGTCGGTTGCGAATCAGCGATACATCGTATTATCGACAATATAAATAAGCCCTTCTACACCAGTAAAGCCGAAAGCTTTCATATCAGCGTTAGTATCGGAGCCGCTAATTTTCCTCATGATGCACAAAGTGTTGAAGAGTTAATGAAATTTGTTGATTTAAGTGCTTATAACGGTAAACAAAACAAAAAGAACTCTGTCTTGTTTTACTCAAAATCAATGAAAGATGATTCACATAATCTACTAAAATTAGAACAAGAATTAAGACTAGCGATAACAAACAACGAATTTGAATTATATTTGCAGCCTATCATCGATATAAAAACTAACTGTATCAACAAAGCTGAAGCATTAATTCGTTGGAACCATCCGCAGAAAGGCCTCATTAGCCCTGATGATTTTATTCCCATGGCTGAAAAAAGTGGTTTAATCGTTGCTATTGGTGAGTGGGTTATAAGTCGAACTTGCCAAATGGCTAAACAGATCAGCCTGTTGGGTTTTGATATTAAAATATCTATGAACCTTTCACCAGCCCAAGTAACGGATGAAAAATTATTTTCTCATCTACGCGCTTGCATTAAAGACAACGACGTCAATCCGTGCTTATTGGAATTAGAAGTCACTGAAGATTTGCTAGTTGATGATTACTTGGTAGCAGAAAAGCTGCTAAGTAAAGTCAGAATGATTGGTATGAGCGTCTCAGTTGACGATTTTGGTACCGGTTATAGCTCATTGTCATACTTGAAAAAACTGCCTTTAGACTACTTGAAAATTGATCGATCATTTATTAAAGAAATTGTGACTGATGATAACGATAAAGCGATAGTACGTGCAGTGATTGCAATGGCGCATAACTTAAATCTTTGTGTTACGGCTGAAGGGGTGGAAACCGAAGAGCAGTTAAGTTTTTTGGTCAAAAATGATTGTAACTCGGTACAGGGTTATGTGTTCAGCCGCCCTATTAAATTAGATTATTTTATTAGGCTGCTAAACGAACAAAAGCAGCAAAAATTAAACTAA
- a CDS encoding Rab family GTPase → MIQKKICLLGASSVGKTSLVKQYVQGIFSEKYLTTIGVKIDKKTITIENDEVQFMLWDMEGNDSYNVFQERYLRGASGYIIVVDQTRSSSLLEGIDINTLARQVTDCPAILAVNKSDLPATWHLDNSENEAYKNLFDLQFSTSAKTGANVEEMFLTLAKLLLRCTNDDITTK, encoded by the coding sequence GTGATTCAGAAAAAAATATGCCTTTTAGGTGCATCTAGCGTAGGAAAAACAAGTCTAGTCAAACAGTATGTACAAGGTATTTTTAGTGAAAAATACCTCACTACTATTGGCGTTAAAATTGACAAAAAAACTATCACCATAGAAAACGATGAAGTCCAGTTCATGCTATGGGATATGGAAGGTAATGATAGTTACAATGTTTTTCAAGAGCGATACTTACGTGGTGCATCAGGATACATTATCGTTGTCGACCAAACACGATCGTCATCTTTGCTTGAAGGCATCGACATTAATACCCTCGCAAGACAAGTCACCGACTGCCCAGCAATATTAGCGGTAAATAAAAGTGATTTACCCGCAACATGGCATTTAGATAACAGTGAAAATGAAGCCTACAAAAACTTATTTGACCTGCAGTTTTCGACTAGCGCGAAGACAGGTGCAAATGTAGAGGAAATGTTTTTAACGTTGGCGAAACTATTGTTGAGGTGCACAAACGATGACATCACTACTAAATAA
- a CDS encoding OmpA family protein gives MPTDTTAEHAESEQQLEQIRSLILGQENRRITECIKKDARNIVADVITEALHDRQKKDNSVNKVLQPFVEDSVKNSVAHNSEQMVSSLYPLVGSLVRKSVAAFLSDFMEKTNQLLENSLTIKGLKWRFEARRSGVSYAQYAASQTFAYRVEHVFLIHRETGLLLNTIALDDKDNSDADIVSAMLTAINDFVGDSFSPSHEGQKEQLQSVSTDNFNLLIKPGPSALVVAAVIGNPPQRINDQLQLTLENIHSLYHDELNNFDGDNQYFSASDSLLRDCLLSEEKTETNSKKKRPWFAWAIVVIISIYAGYQSFNWLKSSQLHEKIMLLDAQPGVIVKQLNIANLNDISLDVLRDPDALDIADWLKSNGVDTTQLKLIERNFHSFDRQILQLRAQRIIKNFPSVNLAWQDDVLSLVGTLGITETEQLITNLTIAGFTQDQNLLTEQLQQTTPVSLTTSEQVKQALFDDLIGRIASIQLNFAIASEDITPEMQLSLQRLFQYIQQLEQLADALNINFGLLIMGSSDSTGNKATNDILSMKRANNSADILRDKGLDRSKMYVLGLGQIDIVGISSTARTVMFNVIYINHE, from the coding sequence ATGCCAACTGATACTACAGCAGAACATGCTGAGTCAGAGCAACAACTAGAACAAATACGCTCACTAATACTGGGGCAAGAAAACCGCAGAATAACAGAGTGCATAAAAAAAGATGCGCGCAATATAGTCGCTGATGTCATTACTGAAGCACTACATGATAGGCAAAAAAAAGATAACTCTGTTAATAAAGTACTACAGCCATTCGTGGAAGACTCAGTTAAAAACTCGGTAGCCCATAATAGTGAACAAATGGTGAGTTCGCTATACCCGCTCGTGGGTAGTTTGGTGAGAAAATCTGTTGCTGCTTTTCTCAGCGACTTTATGGAAAAAACTAATCAGTTACTCGAAAATAGTTTAACCATAAAAGGCTTAAAGTGGCGTTTTGAAGCACGACGCAGTGGTGTTAGCTATGCACAATATGCCGCCTCACAAACTTTCGCTTATCGTGTTGAACATGTTTTTCTAATCCACAGAGAAACCGGGCTATTATTAAATACCATCGCATTGGATGACAAAGATAACAGTGACGCTGATATTGTATCAGCCATGTTAACGGCGATTAATGATTTTGTTGGAGATTCCTTTTCACCCAGTCATGAAGGGCAAAAAGAACAACTTCAATCCGTTAGTACTGATAATTTTAATTTGTTAATTAAGCCAGGTCCCAGTGCTCTGGTTGTTGCTGCCGTTATCGGTAACCCGCCACAACGAATAAACGATCAGCTACAGCTGACCTTAGAAAACATTCATAGCTTATATCATGATGAGCTGAATAACTTTGATGGTGATAATCAATATTTTTCCGCCTCCGATAGCTTGTTGCGAGACTGTCTTTTATCAGAAGAAAAAACTGAAACAAACAGTAAGAAAAAGCGCCCTTGGTTTGCTTGGGCAATCGTTGTCATCATCTCTATTTATGCTGGCTACCAAAGTTTTAATTGGTTGAAGAGCTCACAGTTGCATGAAAAAATAATGCTCTTAGATGCTCAGCCAGGTGTCATCGTAAAGCAACTCAATATTGCTAACCTTAACGATATAAGTTTAGATGTTTTGCGAGACCCTGACGCCTTAGACATTGCCGACTGGTTGAAAAGTAATGGCGTAGATACAACACAGTTAAAACTCATCGAGCGTAACTTTCATTCATTTGATCGACAAATATTACAACTACGTGCTCAACGTATTATAAAAAATTTCCCTAGTGTTAACTTAGCTTGGCAAGACGATGTACTCAGTCTTGTTGGTACACTAGGCATTACTGAGACTGAGCAATTAATCACAAACTTAACGATTGCCGGGTTTACTCAAGACCAAAACTTACTCACCGAACAGTTACAACAGACAACACCCGTATCTTTGACAACAAGCGAGCAAGTTAAGCAGGCGTTATTTGACGACCTCATTGGCCGCATAGCATCAATCCAATTAAATTTTGCTATCGCAAGTGAAGATATAACGCCTGAAATGCAATTGTCCTTACAGCGACTCTTTCAATACATACAACAATTAGAACAGCTTGCTGATGCTCTTAATATTAATTTTGGTTTATTAATTATGGGCAGCAGTGATAGCACCGGCAATAAAGCAACTAATGATATTCTCAGTATGAAAAGAGCGAATAATAGTGCTGACATTCTAAGAGACAAAGGTTTAGATCGAAGTAAAATGTATGTTTTAGGTTTAGGACAAATAGATATTGTTGGGATTAGCAGTACGGCAAGAACTGTAATGTTTAACGTAATATACATTAATCATGAGTGA